The DNA region ACACGGACCAATATGTCCTTCCAATTTCAATACTATAGGTGTATTCGACTATTCAATAATTgatcaaattattaattttgtaaacGGCggctacaaaattatttttgtttaatttgcatCACTTTTTGCGACGATTTTTTCTACTCGGTTAGATATTTGTCATCGATTCTACGgtggttaaaaatattatttgtacttaAATTTGTATGTAATTCTCAAAAGttacaatatttattttaagagTCACACTATAATTCAGATctaaattaataaagaaatacaGAGATATTTTTTTGCTTATTACAAGGTGTCATTCTATGTTAAATATGTACAATACATAATAAACTATGTTTGGTTTTTAAGATtagtctaataaaaatatattgttgGGCGATAAAAAGATACAATAGTAACCACATGTGTATCAGAATTATTACTTGTCAAGATCATGTTAAACTGAATTTAAAGATGATTATAGAAAcgataaaattattgattgaaacTAACCTATCTTTAAAGATAAAATCTAAGATTGCTGAAATATAGTCTAAGTTCAATTATATGATAAGTTATCACAAATCATGGTCATGGATGGATGCAATGCCACATATGCTGCACATGCTTTGTTTATGGATGAATTTGTTCTATTTTCCATGTATGGGACAACAATACTTTCTCCTCCTCAGTTGATACTTGTTAGATTATTCAAATTTAATGCTTACTTGAGCGAATTTCATTGTTCTATTCTAGCAAAAAAtgttatctttaatttcttattttacatTCTCAACTGATGTTGCTAAATGATAATAGAGGTATTCAAGCGAAGCTCCAACAACACAAGATATTTATTCTCATTTCTCATGTAATAACTTATGATAAACACACAAAAGCAATATAGAAAAACAAATTATGATCCTTATTGGTAGCATGGTAGCTTTATCTGATTATGTTCCTAACTAGATCATAGAAACAAATTAGACAGGGTACTTGTATTGATCAAGAACCTTCTTCCAAGAAGGCCTGTTGCTAATATCATCCCACCAAGCACTCACATGCTTCCTTTCTCTAACCAAATTCCCTCTCCCGGTTTGGTTCACAAGATAATGACCAAACGCCAGATGGCTAAGATCCGCAAGGCTGAAGAAATCCCCGGCTAAGTACTTGGTTTTCGACAACCTCTCCTCGTATATGTCAAGAACCTTGGCAATCTTTTCGTCGCTCTCTTGAACCGCTTTTGCATCTGAGGGAACACCCAGAATTGGGGCAAATAGAATATTCTCCACTAATTTGTAGATTGGAGGTTGGAAATTGTAGGCTTCAACTTCAACCCATTGTTCCACTAGACCCCTCTCTTCTATTGTCTTTCCTAGCAATTCAGTCCCTTGATCTCTGTACTTTTCGGCATAGTACCTGATTATTGCACGAGATTCTGCAGAATTGGTTTCACAAAGTGCATTAGaatgaatttaaatgaaaaattctcttaacacctataaatactcttttatattgtatcattccacaCAACTTAAAAgtagcatttgttttgaggtactagcACATAGACAGAAAGACTAAGActctggtactaaaatttctgtttctttctctaaaatttcaatattttagtATCTCTACAAAATAGGGACAtaggagactgaaatttttagagaaaaaattgaaactttaataacattttatacttaaaatactctcattttaattaattaattttaattttaccctttgttcaaattaaattaaaattttattcttgtttcagtTTTTGTCTCCAATTTTATACCAAACAAAATAttgagttttatttttgtttcaatttcttATATTTTAGTCGCTGCACAAGAACCAAATCTAGCAAAATAGACACAAATCCTTGCTAGATTATCATCTTGCTAGATTCCACACTTTCGTCAAATTAACTATCACATTTCTTTCATCCATccaactaaaattattttataaaactaaattaCTAAGCATGGCACTTaaaaaagggaaagagaaaggaaaattgACGAAATTTGTAAGGGATTGAGTGAGCTAACCATAGAGAGTATAATCACCATCTTGAATAACAGGAAGAACTCCAAAAGGCTGCACAATTAGGAGAAGAAAAGGTACCACCGtataattatacataaaaaaatacaaagaagGAAGAAATCTTGAAACCACATAAAGCAAACAGAAAGGTAAATAAGAGGTTCAGTTAGAAGAACAAAAAATCAGAAGTTGGACCTGCAACTTGAGGAACTCAGGTTCCTTATGTTCCCCCTTGAAAAGATCAACATCCACTGTTTCAAACTCAACTTGTTTCTCAATCAGACACACTAGCACCCGTTTTGGGGAAGCATATGCTGGACCATACACCTTTACTACCATACTTGGTTGTTATCGAATTTTTCGGGGACAAGGTTAAGGTTTAGATTCAGAAATTCTATGTATGTTGGGTGGTGTGACTATGTAGATAACTAGATACGTTGCACAACTTTATAGTACCCTCGTGGCTCCTGTAGGCCAAAACAGTTATCAAGTCAATTTGTTGGAAATTgttcaaggagaattagattacGGAAACAAATTAGAATTGGATTCGGTGACTTGGGGAATACCGCCATCAATTTGTTTCATATGAAGGGCTGCTCAGGACACCGAGATACAGAAACAATGTATTTGACAGAAGagataaacaaaaataatgtATCAAACATTAAATTAGTGTAGTTTATgtctattttaattaaaaaaaattaaaaaattaataaaaaatataatttattttttattttttttatttttttattaattttttataattatatttttaattattatatttttttgtctcaaattaaaattagattcGGTCACTTGGGGATTATTGCCATCAATTTGTTTCATATGAAGGTTCTTTTGCCACCCTTTCCTACTTTAATTAAagtataattaataactaataattaaataggATGTCTTTTGAATGAACGGTGAGAGATGGCCATAATAATAGTGGTTATGACACTAAGTTGATTTGATACCATTCTGATTGATTTTCAGTTTAGATTTGACCAAAATACAAGATCTCttcactaaatttttattttttaaagattaattgttaaattaattttttaaaaataagatattttttaaatttattgttaattttttttcaattaaattgatttatcaaaaattaaaaattaatcatatttattatttaatcattttattaataatttttgtcaaTAATTAATGTTGTAAAATATTAATTGACAACATATATAATATCTGACGTGTAATTAAACattgacaaaatatatttataaaatttatttagtttttttgtcCCAATTACATAAATTATATTTCCAATATAACTTAGcgactaaattgatagattttcataaacatatttgaTCAACGTTTAATTTAACATGTTAAGTGTCATATATGCTATCAATTAATAATTCACATCATCTAATTATTGATGAAAATTATTAATGAAATAACTAAAggacaaatataattaatttataatttttgaaaaactaatttaattgataaaattttttaaaaacaaatttagaGAATATCTCAtcttttaaagattaatttaattattatattttttaataaaggcaatttcattaaaagtggacataaataaataaataaagacacATGGGGTCTACACTACAATAATAGAAGTCTAGAAGCGTGGAATTTTCCAATAAAAATCCAAAACAAAGTGAGCTACTAGTTTTGAGAGAAGAAACTAAAAACCTaaaaagttaataaattaatCTATCTATTATTCTATTAtctattatctttttttatt from Arachis hypogaea cultivar Tifrunner chromosome 10, arahy.Tifrunner.gnm2.J5K5, whole genome shotgun sequence includes:
- the LOC112714985 gene encoding glutathione S-transferase F9, with the translated sequence MVVKVYGPAYASPKRVLVCLIEKQVEFETVDVDLFKGEHKEPEFLKLQPFGVLPVIQDGDYTLYESRAIIRYYAEKYRDQGTELLGKTIEERGLVEQWVEVEAYNFQPPIYKLVENILFAPILGVPSDAKAVQESDEKIAKVLDIYEERLSKTKYLAGDFFSLADLSHLAFGHYLVNQTGRGNLVRERKHVSAWWDDISNRPSWKKVLDQYKYPV